In Bacteroidales bacterium, a single genomic region encodes these proteins:
- a CDS encoding DUF2784 domain-containing protein, with translation MIWRLLDIFFVLFHTFIILFNLFGWIWKRTRKYNLILLLLTGGSWLFLGLIVGTLGYCPLTDWHFAVLEKLGRTDLPLSYVKYLADRLTGLTFSSNLVDSVTLYAFLAALVLSLFLTSRDYFKASRLSN, from the coding sequence ATGATCTGGAGACTTCTCGACATATTCTTTGTTCTCTTTCACACTTTCATAATACTTTTCAACCTGTTTGGCTGGATCTGGAAAAGGACAAGAAAGTACAATCTTATTTTACTCCTGCTTACCGGAGGATCGTGGCTCTTCCTGGGATTAATTGTCGGAACATTGGGCTACTGTCCGCTAACCGACTGGCACTTCGCGGTACTAGAAAAACTCGGGCGAACCGACCTTCCGCTTTCATATGTCAAGTATCTGGCCGATCGCCTGACAGGACTTACTTTCAGCAGCAACCTGGTCGACAGCGTCACACTTTATGCATTCCTTGCTGCCCTGGTATTATCACTCTTTCTGACTAGCAGGGACTACTTCAAAGCCAGCAGGTTAAGTAATTGA
- a CDS encoding GreA/GreB family elongation factor, with translation MSRGFVKEDDQEEVPLVPHRAYLPEGVTNFVTPAGMNQLLAEKQMLEDERNNLSSARENEKRIELNYINAKLQLLNNRIAEARIVNLSDQPQNEVRFGATVTLKTEAPKNTQTFQIVGVDEADIAKGKVSFISPISRALINKKAGDKVTLKQAGKDIVYEIIGITYK, from the coding sequence ATGAGCCGCGGATTTGTAAAAGAAGACGACCAGGAAGAAGTTCCTCTTGTACCACACAGGGCATATCTGCCTGAGGGAGTCACAAACTTTGTCACCCCCGCTGGTATGAATCAGTTACTCGCTGAGAAACAGATGCTTGAAGATGAAAGAAACAACCTTAGCAGTGCCAGGGAGAATGAGAAACGCATCGAGCTGAACTATATTAATGCGAAACTGCAGCTATTGAATAACCGTATCGCTGAAGCCAGAATAGTTAATCTTAGCGATCAGCCGCAAAATGAAGTCAGATTCGGTGCTACTGTAACTCTCAAAACTGAAGCCCCGAAGAATACCCAAACATTTCAGATTGTCGGCGTAGATGAAGCCGATATCGCTAAAGGGAAAGTCTCATTTATTTCACCAATCTCAAGGGCATTAATTAATAAGAAAGCAGGCGACAAAGTGACTTTAAAGCAAGCCGGAAAAGATATTGTTTATGAAATTATCGGTATAACCTATAAATAA